One region of Archocentrus centrarchus isolate MPI-CPG fArcCen1 chromosome 6, fArcCen1, whole genome shotgun sequence genomic DNA includes:
- the bicd1a gene encoding protein bicaudal D homolog 1 isoform X1 — translation MAAGGGCGESVDQYRAEVERLAQELAEANREKIRAAECGLAVLEENQALKQKYAELETEQETLRKELEQLQEAFGQAYTNQRKVAEDGETNEETLLQESASKEAYYVGRLLELQTEVTLSRSVASNAQAENERLNALVQELRESNEMLELQRSRMREEIKEYKFRETRLLQDYTELEEENITLQKLVSTLKQSQVEYEGLKHEIKVLEEETVLLNSQLDDALRLKDISEGQLEEALDALKTEREQKNNLRKELAHHISLSDSVYGAGAHLALTVTGVEGLKFPEETNGTNGSTIPAANGNNEDNNRCNGHFHAGSGIAKMNGDYRPGRKGDGLHPVPDLFSELNLSEMQKLKQQLLQVEREKAALLMNLQESQTQLQHTQGALTEQNERLHRLTEHVNAMKHFNGDKELDDPQESEKPDGGSLSPPTNSHHDADIHGFEILECKYKVAVTEVIDLKAELKALKEKYNQAVEGQGDNHDDDRVQALTEQVTQLERSYRESRERVTNLEAELRGSTSTASESQAMLNAAQDELVTFSEELAQLYHHVCLCNNETPNRVMLDYYRQSRITRSGSLKGSEDPRALLSPRLARRLAAASAACSSECPRSPMDSPSKDAQHNETTTHSPADSYHSSPTRNHTGSPVIGISPCPSPAPSDAGGDLRKEPMNIYNLNAIIRDQIKHLQRAVDRSLQLSRQRAAARELAPMLDKDKESCMEEILKLKSLLSTKREQIATLRLVLKANKQTAEVALANLKSKYENEKTMVTETMMKLRNELKALKEDAATFSSLRAMFATRCDEYVTQLDEMQRQLAAAEDEKKTLNSLLRMAIQQKLALTQRLEDLEFDHEQTHRTRGAKVPKIKSSPPKIVSSLLPQYRHSPHK, via the exons GCATTTGGCCAGGCTTACACCAACCAGCGGAAGGTGGCAGAGGATGGGGAGACCAATGAGGAGACGCTGCTGCAGGAGTCAGCCTCAAAGGAGGCCTACTATGTGGGCCGTCTGTTGGAACTGCAGACGGAGGTGACGCTTAGCCGCTCAGTTGCATCCAATGCCCAGGCAGAGAACGAGCGGCTCAACGCACTCGTACAGGAGCTACGAGAG AGTAACGAGATGCTCGAGCTACAGCGGAGCAGAATGAGGGAGGAGATCAAGGAGTACAAGTTCAGAGAGACGCGGCTGCTTCAAGACTAtacagagctggaggaggagaacaTCACACTTCAGAAACTGGTGTCTACACTCAAGCAGAGCCAG GTGGAGTATGAGGGACTGAAACATGAAATTAAGGTGCTGGAGGAGGAGACTGTCCTTCTGAACAGCCAGCTGGACGATGCATTGCGCTTAAAGGACATCTCTGAGGGTCAGTTAGAAGAAGCTCTGGATGCCCTCAAGACAGAGCGCGAGCAGAAGAACAATCTGAGGAAAGAACTAGCCCATCACATCAGCCTGAGTGACAGTGTCTATGGAGCAGGGGCCCACCTGGCGCTAACCGTCACTGGAGTCGAGGGCCTCAAGTTCCCCGAGGAGACCAACGGAACGAACGGCAGCACCATCCCTGCTGCTAATGGCAACAATGAGGACAACAACCGTTGCAACGGTCACTTTCATGCTGGCTCAGGGATAGCTAAGATGAACGGGGACTACAGGCCCGGCCGGAAAGGAGACGGCCTTCACCCTGTGCCGGATCTGTTCAGCGAGCTTAACCTGTCAGAGATGCAGAAGcttaaacagcagctgctgcag GTGGAGCGTGAAAAGGCAGCACTGCTCATGAACCTGCAGGAGTCACAGACTCAACTACAGCACACACAGGGTGCCCTGACTGAACAGAATGAGCGCCTCCATCGTCTCACAGAGCACGTCAATGCCATGAAACATTTCAATGGCGATAAAGAGCTTGATGACCCTCAAGAGAGTGAAAAACCTGATGGAGGGTCCTTATCGCCGCCAACCAATAGCCACCATGATGCTGATATCCACGGGTTTGAGATTCTCGAGTGTAAGTACAAGGTGGCGGTGACAGAGGTGATTGACCTAAAAGCAGAGCTCAAGGCCCTGAAGGAGAAGTACAACCAGGCAGTGGAGGGACAGGGAGACAACCACGATGACGACAGGGTCCAGGCACTGACTGAACAG gtAACACAGTTGGAGCGAAGTTATCGTGAGAGCCGGGAAAGGGTGACAAACCTGGAGGCCGAGCTCCGAGGATCCACAAGTACTGCCTCAGAGAGCCAGGCCATGCTGAACGCTGCCCAGGATGAGCTGGTAACCTTCAGTGAGGAGCTGGCGCAACTGTACCACCATGTCTGTCTgtgcaacaatgagacaccaAACCGTGTCATGCTGGATTACTACCGCCAGAGTCGAATCACACGTAGCGGCAGCCTCAAAGGCTCAGAGGATCCCCGGGCTTTGCTCTCACCTCGCCTGGCACGACGTCTTGCGGCAGCATCAGCCGCCTGCTCCTCTGAGTGTCCACGCAGTCCCATGGACTCCCCATCCAAAGACGCCCAACATAACGAGACAACAACCCACAGCCCAGCAGACTCCTACCATAGCAGCCCCACCCGCAACCACACTGGTTCCCCGGTCATCGGCATCTCTCCTTGCCCATCTCCAGCACCTTCAGATGCAGGTGGGGACCTGCGGAAGGAGCCAATGAATATCTATAACCTAAATGCCATCATCAGAGACCAGATTAAACATCTGCAGAGGGCTGTTGACCGTTCACTGCAGCTATCCAGGCAACGGGCTGCAGCTAGGGAGTTGGCACCCATGCTTGACAAGGACAAGGAGTCCTGCATGGAAGAGATACTCAAGCTCAAGTCCCTGCTTAGTACTAAGAGAGAGCAGATAGCTACACTCAGACTGGTGCTCAAGGCCAATAAGCAG ACAGCAGAAGTTGCGCTGGCTAATCTGAAGAGCAagtatgaaaatgaaaaaacaatgGTGACAGAGACCATGATGAAGCTAAGGAacgagctgaaggctctgaaaGAAGACGCGGCCACCTTCTCATCTCTCAGGGCCATGTTTGCCACAAG GTGTGATGAGTATGTTACACAGCTGGATGAGATGCAGAGGCAGCTAGCTGCAGCAGAGGATGAAAAGAAGACACTGAACTCCCTCCTCCGGATGGCCATCCAGCAGAAACTGGCCTTGACCCAGCGCTTGGAGGATCTGGAGTTTGACCACGAGCAGACTCACCGTACCCGTGGTGCTAAAGTGCCCAAGATAAAAAGCAGCCCGCCAAAA ATTGTCAGCAGCCTGCTGCCTCAGTACCGCCACTCTCCCCACAAATAA
- the bicd1a gene encoding protein bicaudal D homolog 1 isoform X2: MAAGGGCGESVDQYRAEVERLAQELAEANREKIRAAECGLAVLEENQALKQKYAELETEQETLRKELEQLQEAFGQAYTNQRKVAEDGETNEETLLQESASKEAYYVGRLLELQTEVTLSRSVASNAQAENERLNALVQELRESNEMLELQRSRMREEIKEYKFRETRLLQDYTELEEENITLQKLVSTLKQSQVEYEGLKHEIKVLEEETVLLNSQLDDALRLKDISEGQLEEALDALKTEREQKNNLRKELAHHISLSDSVYGAGAHLALTVTGVEGLKFPEETNGTNGSTIPAANGNNEDNNRCNGHFHAGSGIAKMNGDYRPGRKGDGLHPVPDLFSELNLSEMQKLKQQLLQVEREKAALLMNLQESQTQLQHTQGALTEQNERLHRLTEHVNAMKHFNGDKELDDPQESEKPDGGSLSPPTNSHHDADIHGFEILECKYKVAVTEVIDLKAELKALKEKYNQAVEGQGDNHDDDRVQALTEQVTQLERSYRESRERVTNLEAELRGSTSTASESQAMLNAAQDELVTFSEELAQLYHHVCLCNNETPNRVMLDYYRQSRITRSGSLKGSEDPRALLSPRLARRLAAASAACSSECPRSPMDSPSKDAQHNETTTHSPADSYHSSPTRNHTGSPVIGISPCPSPAPSDAGGDLRKEPMNIYNLNAIIRDQIKHLQRAVDRSLQLSRQRAAARELAPMLDKDKESCMEEILKLKSLLSTKREQIATLRLVLKANKQTAEVALANLKSKYENEKTMVTETMMKLRNELKALKEDAATFSSLRAMFATRCDEYVTQLDEMQRQLAAAEDEKKTLNSLLRMAIQQKLALTQRLEDLEFDHEQTHRTRGAKVPKIKSSPPKS, from the exons GCATTTGGCCAGGCTTACACCAACCAGCGGAAGGTGGCAGAGGATGGGGAGACCAATGAGGAGACGCTGCTGCAGGAGTCAGCCTCAAAGGAGGCCTACTATGTGGGCCGTCTGTTGGAACTGCAGACGGAGGTGACGCTTAGCCGCTCAGTTGCATCCAATGCCCAGGCAGAGAACGAGCGGCTCAACGCACTCGTACAGGAGCTACGAGAG AGTAACGAGATGCTCGAGCTACAGCGGAGCAGAATGAGGGAGGAGATCAAGGAGTACAAGTTCAGAGAGACGCGGCTGCTTCAAGACTAtacagagctggaggaggagaacaTCACACTTCAGAAACTGGTGTCTACACTCAAGCAGAGCCAG GTGGAGTATGAGGGACTGAAACATGAAATTAAGGTGCTGGAGGAGGAGACTGTCCTTCTGAACAGCCAGCTGGACGATGCATTGCGCTTAAAGGACATCTCTGAGGGTCAGTTAGAAGAAGCTCTGGATGCCCTCAAGACAGAGCGCGAGCAGAAGAACAATCTGAGGAAAGAACTAGCCCATCACATCAGCCTGAGTGACAGTGTCTATGGAGCAGGGGCCCACCTGGCGCTAACCGTCACTGGAGTCGAGGGCCTCAAGTTCCCCGAGGAGACCAACGGAACGAACGGCAGCACCATCCCTGCTGCTAATGGCAACAATGAGGACAACAACCGTTGCAACGGTCACTTTCATGCTGGCTCAGGGATAGCTAAGATGAACGGGGACTACAGGCCCGGCCGGAAAGGAGACGGCCTTCACCCTGTGCCGGATCTGTTCAGCGAGCTTAACCTGTCAGAGATGCAGAAGcttaaacagcagctgctgcag GTGGAGCGTGAAAAGGCAGCACTGCTCATGAACCTGCAGGAGTCACAGACTCAACTACAGCACACACAGGGTGCCCTGACTGAACAGAATGAGCGCCTCCATCGTCTCACAGAGCACGTCAATGCCATGAAACATTTCAATGGCGATAAAGAGCTTGATGACCCTCAAGAGAGTGAAAAACCTGATGGAGGGTCCTTATCGCCGCCAACCAATAGCCACCATGATGCTGATATCCACGGGTTTGAGATTCTCGAGTGTAAGTACAAGGTGGCGGTGACAGAGGTGATTGACCTAAAAGCAGAGCTCAAGGCCCTGAAGGAGAAGTACAACCAGGCAGTGGAGGGACAGGGAGACAACCACGATGACGACAGGGTCCAGGCACTGACTGAACAG gtAACACAGTTGGAGCGAAGTTATCGTGAGAGCCGGGAAAGGGTGACAAACCTGGAGGCCGAGCTCCGAGGATCCACAAGTACTGCCTCAGAGAGCCAGGCCATGCTGAACGCTGCCCAGGATGAGCTGGTAACCTTCAGTGAGGAGCTGGCGCAACTGTACCACCATGTCTGTCTgtgcaacaatgagacaccaAACCGTGTCATGCTGGATTACTACCGCCAGAGTCGAATCACACGTAGCGGCAGCCTCAAAGGCTCAGAGGATCCCCGGGCTTTGCTCTCACCTCGCCTGGCACGACGTCTTGCGGCAGCATCAGCCGCCTGCTCCTCTGAGTGTCCACGCAGTCCCATGGACTCCCCATCCAAAGACGCCCAACATAACGAGACAACAACCCACAGCCCAGCAGACTCCTACCATAGCAGCCCCACCCGCAACCACACTGGTTCCCCGGTCATCGGCATCTCTCCTTGCCCATCTCCAGCACCTTCAGATGCAGGTGGGGACCTGCGGAAGGAGCCAATGAATATCTATAACCTAAATGCCATCATCAGAGACCAGATTAAACATCTGCAGAGGGCTGTTGACCGTTCACTGCAGCTATCCAGGCAACGGGCTGCAGCTAGGGAGTTGGCACCCATGCTTGACAAGGACAAGGAGTCCTGCATGGAAGAGATACTCAAGCTCAAGTCCCTGCTTAGTACTAAGAGAGAGCAGATAGCTACACTCAGACTGGTGCTCAAGGCCAATAAGCAG ACAGCAGAAGTTGCGCTGGCTAATCTGAAGAGCAagtatgaaaatgaaaaaacaatgGTGACAGAGACCATGATGAAGCTAAGGAacgagctgaaggctctgaaaGAAGACGCGGCCACCTTCTCATCTCTCAGGGCCATGTTTGCCACAAG GTGTGATGAGTATGTTACACAGCTGGATGAGATGCAGAGGCAGCTAGCTGCAGCAGAGGATGAAAAGAAGACACTGAACTCCCTCCTCCGGATGGCCATCCAGCAGAAACTGGCCTTGACCCAGCGCTTGGAGGATCTGGAGTTTGACCACGAGCAGACTCACCGTACCCGTGGTGCTAAAGTGCCCAAGATAAAAAGCAGCCCGCCAAAA TCATAA
- the bicd1a gene encoding protein bicaudal D homolog 1 isoform X3, whose amino-acid sequence MAAGGGCGESVDQYRAEVERLAQELAEANREKIRAAECGLAVLEENQALKQKYAELETEQETLRKELEQLQEAFGQAYTNQRKVAEDGETNEETLLQESASKEAYYVGRLLELQTEVTLSRSVASNAQAENERLNALVQELRESNEMLELQRSRMREEIKEYKFRETRLLQDYTELEEENITLQKLVSTLKQSQVEYEGLKHEIKVLEEETVLLNSQLDDALRLKDISEGQLEEALDALKTEREQKNNLRKELAHHISLSDSVYGAGAHLALTVTGVEGLKFPEETNGTNGSTIPAANGNNEDNNRCNGHFHAGSGIAKMNGDYRPGRKGDGLHPVPDLFSELNLSEMQKLKQQLLQVEREKAALLMNLQESQTQLQHTQGALTEQNERLHRLTEHVNAMKHFNGDKELDDPQESEKPDGGSLSPPTNSHHDADIHGFEILECKYKVAVTEVIDLKAELKALKEKYNQAVEGQGDNHDDDRVQALTEQVTQLERSYRESRERVTNLEAELRGSTSTASESQAMLNAAQDELVTFSEELAQLYHHVCLCNNETPNRVMLDYYRQSRITRSGSLKGSEDPRALLSPRLARRLAAASAACSSECPRSPMDSPSKDAQHNETTTHSPADSYHSSPTRNHTGSPVIGISPCPSPAPSDAGGDLRKEPMNIYNLNAIIRDQIKHLQRAVDRSLQLSRQRAAARELAPMLDKDKESCMEEILKLKSLLSTKREQIATLRLVLKANKQTAEVALANLKSKYENEKTMVTETMMKLRNELKALKEDAATFSSLRAMFATRCDEYVTQLDEMQRQLAAAEDEKKTLNSLLRMAIQQKLALTQRLEDLEFDHEQTHRTRGAKVPKIKSSPPKFLVDCQQPAASVPPLSPQIRRGRTSLARSHKFVADLQEHNAVLSSSRSLLSPCDPRNCLAQQPHLPGT is encoded by the exons GCATTTGGCCAGGCTTACACCAACCAGCGGAAGGTGGCAGAGGATGGGGAGACCAATGAGGAGACGCTGCTGCAGGAGTCAGCCTCAAAGGAGGCCTACTATGTGGGCCGTCTGTTGGAACTGCAGACGGAGGTGACGCTTAGCCGCTCAGTTGCATCCAATGCCCAGGCAGAGAACGAGCGGCTCAACGCACTCGTACAGGAGCTACGAGAG AGTAACGAGATGCTCGAGCTACAGCGGAGCAGAATGAGGGAGGAGATCAAGGAGTACAAGTTCAGAGAGACGCGGCTGCTTCAAGACTAtacagagctggaggaggagaacaTCACACTTCAGAAACTGGTGTCTACACTCAAGCAGAGCCAG GTGGAGTATGAGGGACTGAAACATGAAATTAAGGTGCTGGAGGAGGAGACTGTCCTTCTGAACAGCCAGCTGGACGATGCATTGCGCTTAAAGGACATCTCTGAGGGTCAGTTAGAAGAAGCTCTGGATGCCCTCAAGACAGAGCGCGAGCAGAAGAACAATCTGAGGAAAGAACTAGCCCATCACATCAGCCTGAGTGACAGTGTCTATGGAGCAGGGGCCCACCTGGCGCTAACCGTCACTGGAGTCGAGGGCCTCAAGTTCCCCGAGGAGACCAACGGAACGAACGGCAGCACCATCCCTGCTGCTAATGGCAACAATGAGGACAACAACCGTTGCAACGGTCACTTTCATGCTGGCTCAGGGATAGCTAAGATGAACGGGGACTACAGGCCCGGCCGGAAAGGAGACGGCCTTCACCCTGTGCCGGATCTGTTCAGCGAGCTTAACCTGTCAGAGATGCAGAAGcttaaacagcagctgctgcag GTGGAGCGTGAAAAGGCAGCACTGCTCATGAACCTGCAGGAGTCACAGACTCAACTACAGCACACACAGGGTGCCCTGACTGAACAGAATGAGCGCCTCCATCGTCTCACAGAGCACGTCAATGCCATGAAACATTTCAATGGCGATAAAGAGCTTGATGACCCTCAAGAGAGTGAAAAACCTGATGGAGGGTCCTTATCGCCGCCAACCAATAGCCACCATGATGCTGATATCCACGGGTTTGAGATTCTCGAGTGTAAGTACAAGGTGGCGGTGACAGAGGTGATTGACCTAAAAGCAGAGCTCAAGGCCCTGAAGGAGAAGTACAACCAGGCAGTGGAGGGACAGGGAGACAACCACGATGACGACAGGGTCCAGGCACTGACTGAACAG gtAACACAGTTGGAGCGAAGTTATCGTGAGAGCCGGGAAAGGGTGACAAACCTGGAGGCCGAGCTCCGAGGATCCACAAGTACTGCCTCAGAGAGCCAGGCCATGCTGAACGCTGCCCAGGATGAGCTGGTAACCTTCAGTGAGGAGCTGGCGCAACTGTACCACCATGTCTGTCTgtgcaacaatgagacaccaAACCGTGTCATGCTGGATTACTACCGCCAGAGTCGAATCACACGTAGCGGCAGCCTCAAAGGCTCAGAGGATCCCCGGGCTTTGCTCTCACCTCGCCTGGCACGACGTCTTGCGGCAGCATCAGCCGCCTGCTCCTCTGAGTGTCCACGCAGTCCCATGGACTCCCCATCCAAAGACGCCCAACATAACGAGACAACAACCCACAGCCCAGCAGACTCCTACCATAGCAGCCCCACCCGCAACCACACTGGTTCCCCGGTCATCGGCATCTCTCCTTGCCCATCTCCAGCACCTTCAGATGCAGGTGGGGACCTGCGGAAGGAGCCAATGAATATCTATAACCTAAATGCCATCATCAGAGACCAGATTAAACATCTGCAGAGGGCTGTTGACCGTTCACTGCAGCTATCCAGGCAACGGGCTGCAGCTAGGGAGTTGGCACCCATGCTTGACAAGGACAAGGAGTCCTGCATGGAAGAGATACTCAAGCTCAAGTCCCTGCTTAGTACTAAGAGAGAGCAGATAGCTACACTCAGACTGGTGCTCAAGGCCAATAAGCAG ACAGCAGAAGTTGCGCTGGCTAATCTGAAGAGCAagtatgaaaatgaaaaaacaatgGTGACAGAGACCATGATGAAGCTAAGGAacgagctgaaggctctgaaaGAAGACGCGGCCACCTTCTCATCTCTCAGGGCCATGTTTGCCACAAG GTGTGATGAGTATGTTACACAGCTGGATGAGATGCAGAGGCAGCTAGCTGCAGCAGAGGATGAAAAGAAGACACTGAACTCCCTCCTCCGGATGGCCATCCAGCAGAAACTGGCCTTGACCCAGCGCTTGGAGGATCTGGAGTTTGACCACGAGCAGACTCACCGTACCCGTGGTGCTAAAGTGCCCAAGATAAAAAGCAGCCCGCCAAAA TTTCTTGTAGATTGTCAGCAGCCTGCTGCCTCAGTACCGCCACTCTCCCCACAAATAAGGCGAGGGAGAACCTCCCTAGCACGCAG TCATAAATTTGTGGCAGACCTCCAGGAACACAACGCAGTCCTGTCCAGCAGCAGAAGCCTTCTCTCCCCTTGCGACCCTCGTAACTGTCTGGCCCAGCAACCCCACCTTCCCGGCACCTAA